The following coding sequences lie in one Notolabrus celidotus isolate fNotCel1 chromosome 20, fNotCel1.pri, whole genome shotgun sequence genomic window:
- the retreg3 gene encoding reticulophagy regulator 3 — MTQALRRIVIGQLTEKQVTPYCQLPKTALDYCKNEKIAFSTAKMDHTGALEGAPVMDCSTKQGSGVCLRSRPCSTERDGQVRAVKAALQSRLGPYEPVLTYLQSVLLWERPFQCVLLYIVVNVVFWFFALTSLRLLFLLASGLAVVVCVDTWRNKIWPEIKVRTQQDESENESWGLVQPDIISVPELCHHIAEAWVSAAVLASTVTQYKRQNPGMFCILTCSVFACFAVFGRYIPGLVLSYSAVWATLLAPLGAYHRIFQHVCVKLEPALQRLDFSVRGYMMSKPIDNQFLRRPIHGAASGDASDSEEELAAFCPTFDDAVVAKELALTDSEHSDAEVSYTDNGTFNLSRGQTPLTEGSEDLDRHSDAEESFAQDLPDFPSINPDATLMDDDDDTSIGLPSLGPSGLASHRASVLDVDSHLDSDQEDLDTELSLSGLPPASDFAGDLAGVIASNMIQAALAGALQPRRPAHRREGPPRAGAHRSYRKQSSSELDTDLDVEDFEMLDQSELNQMDPIGGGGSRRGEGQGSNFLSSLLGKPQ; from the exons ATGACACAGGCGCTCAGGCggattgtgattggtcagctgaCAGAAAAACAGGTTACGCCATATTGTCAGCTTCCGAAGACAGCGCTAGATTactgcaaaaatgaaaaaata GCTTTCTCGACCGCAAAGATGGATCATACTGGGGCACTGGAAGGCGCACCCGTGATGGATTGTTCGACTAAGCAGGGATCCGGTGTCTGCCTGCGAAGTCGACCATGCTCCACCGAAAGAGACGGCCAGGTGCGGGCTGTCAAAGCTGCTCTCCAGTCCAGGTTGGGGCCCTATGAGCCAGTCCTGACCTACCTTCAGTCCGTCCTTCTCTGGGAGAGGCCTTTTCAATGTGTGCTTCTCTACATTGTGGTCAACGTTGTGTTTTG GTTCTTCGCCCTGACCTCACTGCGCCTGCTCTTCCTGCTGGCCTCTGGTCTGGCTGTGGTTGTCTGTGTTGATACCTGGAGGAATAAGATCTGGCCTGAGATTAAAG tcaGAACCCAGCAGGATGAGTCAGAAAACGAGAG CTGGGGTCTGGTGCAGCCCGACATCATCAGCGTGCCTGAGCTGTGCCATCACATAGCTGAGGCCTGGGTCAGTGCAGCAGTGCTCGCATCCACTGTGACGCAGTACAAACGACAGAACCCTGGCATG TTCTGCATCCTGACCTGCAGTGTGTTTGCCTGCTTCGCTGTCTTTGGACGCTACATTCCTGGACTGGTGCTCTCCTACTCTGCTG TGTGGGCGACTCTACTGGCTCCTCTGGGAGCGTACCACAGGATctttcagcatgtgtgtgtgaagctggaGCCGGCCCTGCAGCGGCTGGACTTCAGTGTTCGTGGATACATGATGTCAAAGCCTATTGATAATCAGT TCCTGCGGAGGCCGATACATGGTGCAGCCTCAGGTGACGCCAGCGACAGTGAGGAGGAGCTGGCTGCTTTCTGCCCAACA TTCGATGATGCTGTAGTCGCCAAAGAGCTCGCCCTGACTGACTCTGAGCACTCTGACGCTGAGGTGTCCTACACTGATAATGGGACATTTAACCTATCACGTGGCCAGACGCCGCTCACAGAGGGCTCAGAGG ATCTCGACAGACACAGTGACGCTGAAGAATCCTTTGCTCAAGACCTCCCTGACTTCCCCTCCATAAACCCTGATGCCACTCTAatggatgatgatgacgatACGAGTATAGGACTACCCAGCCTGGGTCCGTCTGGGCTAGCTAGTCACCGGGCCTCAGTGCTGGATGTAGATTCTCATCTGGACTCAGACCAGGAGGATCTGGATACAGAACTTTCCCTCAGTGGCCTACCCCCTGCCTCTGATTTTGCAGGAGACCTCGCTGGAGTCATCGCCAGTAATATGATCCAAGCAGCGCTGGCCGGAGCTTTGCAACCCAGGCGTCCTGCCCATCGCAGAGAGGGCCCTCCAAGAGCTGGGGCACACCGGAGCTATCGCAAGCAGTCCAGCTCTGAGCTGGACACAGACTTGGACGTAGAGGACTTTGAAATGCTGGATCAGTCTGAACTGAACCAGATGGATCCTATTGGAGGAGGGGGTAGTAGACGGGGAGAGGGCCAGGGGTCTAACTTCTTGTCCAGCTTGCTGGGTAAACCACagtga
- the tubg1 gene encoding tubulin gamma-1 chain, translated as MPREIITLQLGQCGNQIGFEFWKQLCAEHGISPEGIVEEFATEGTDRKDVFFYQADDEHYIPRAVLLDLEPRVIHSILNSPYANLYNPENIYLSEHGGGAGNNWASGYSQGKKIQEDIFDIIDREADGSDSLEGFVLCHSIAGGTGSGLGSYLLEKLNDRYPKKLVQTYSVFPNQDEMSDVVVQPYNSLLTLKRLTQNADCVVVLDNTALNRIATDRLHIQNPSFSQINQLVSTIMSASTTTLRYPGYMNNDLIGLIASLIPTPRLHFLMTGYTPLTTDQAVASVRKTTVLDVMRRLLQPKNVMVSTGRERQPSHCYIAILNIIQGEVDPTQVHKSLQRIRERKLASFIPWGPASIQVALSRRSPYLSSAHRVSGLMMANHTSISSLFERTCRQYDKLRKREAFLEQFRKEDIFKDNFDELDNSREVVQQLVDEYSAATRPDYISWGTQEQ; from the exons ATGCCGCGGGAAATCATAACGCTTCAACTGGGACAGTGTGGAAATCAAA TCGGATTTGAGTTTTGGAAGCAGTTGTGTGCAGAGCATGGCATCAGTCCAGAGGGGATTGTTGAGGAGTTTGCAACAGAGGGGACCGACAGAAAAGACGTGTTCTTTTATCAG GCTGATGATGAGCACTACATCCCCCGAGCAGTCCTCCTGGATCTTGAACCAAGAGTGATCCACTCCATCCTGAACTCACCTTACGCAAACCTGTACAACCCAGAGAACATCTACCTGTCTGAGCATGGTGGAGGTGCTGGGAATAACTGGGCTAGTGGATATTCACAG GGCAAAAAAATCCAAGAAGACATTTTTGACATCATTGACCGGGAGGCAGATGGCAGTGACAGTCTGGAG GGATTTGTCCTGTGTCACTCCATTGCTGGGGGGACGGGCTCTGGACTTGGATCCTATCTGCTGGAGAAACTCAATGACAG GTACCCAAAGAAACTGGTGCAGACTTACTCCGTTTTCCCAAACCAGGATGAGATGAGTGACGTGGTCGTTCAGCCGTACAACTCGCTGCTCACTCTGAAGAGGCTCACACAAAATGCAGACTGCGTG GTGGTGTTGGATAACACGGCTCTAAATCGCATAGCCACAGACCGGCTGCATATCCAGAACCCCTCGTTCTCTCAGATCAATCAGCTG GTTTCGACCATCATGTCTGCAAGCACAACAACCCTGCGCTACCCGGGCTACATGAACAACGACCTCATCGGCCTGATTGCATCCCTCATCCCTACACCTCGCCTCCACTTCCTCATGACTGGGTACACACCACTCACTACTGACCAGGCG GTTGCTAGTGTGAGGAAAACCACAGTACTGGACGTGATGAGGAGGCTCCTGCAACCTAAGAATGTGATGGTGtcgacagggagagagaggcagccGAGCCACTGCTACATCGCCATTCTTAACATCATTCAAGGAGAGGTTGACCCCACACAG GTGCACAAAAGCCTTCAAAGAATCCGGGAGCGTAAACTCGCCAGCTTCATTCCCTGGGGTCCGGCCAGCATCCAGGTGGCTCTGTCCAGGAGGTCTCCATACCTGTCCTCAGCACACAGAGTCAGCGGCTTAATGATGGCCAACCACACCAGCATCTCTTCT CTGTTCGAGCGGACGTGCCGGCAGTACGATAAACTGCGTAAGCGCGAAGCCTTCCTGGAGCAGTTCCGCAAAGAGGACATATTCAAGGACAACTTTGATGAGCTGGACAACTCTCGCGAGGTGGTGCAGCAGCTGGTGGACGAGTACAGCGCAGCCACGCGGCCTGACTACATCTCCTGGGGAACGCAGGAACAATGA